The genomic region GTCATGCCGGCAACGCTCTGGTCAGTAGCATCGGCCATGATGATGGGTGTCAGCCGAGTGACCGGCCGACGAGGGAACTAGTCGCCGGCCGGGACATCGGCGTTGTCGCCGATCTTCAGGGCAAGCTTCGGGTTGACGTAGCCGCACGAGCCGCACGCGACGTGGGGCAGCTTGGCACTGCCGCAGGAGTTGCAGCGCACGTAGTGCGGAGCCTTCAGCGCGTGGTGGCTGCGTCGGCTGCGCTTGCGGCTCTTACTCGTGCGTTGTGCGGGCAGCATGGGTCGTCGTCCTTCGAAAACTCCGGCCCGAGGCCGGCGGCGACGGTAGGCACGCCCGCCATGCAGCGTCAACCGGGACGCGTTGCCGGACTGGCCGGGACGGTCGTCGGCAGCGTGGTCGGCTCCGGCTCGTCGACCTCGAACAGCAGGATCAGCACTGACGTCTCCTCGCCGGCCGTCTCGTCGAGCTCCGAGGCACGCCGGAGCGACAGATTCACGACGGCCGGTGGCATTTCGGCCTCTGGAAGCTTCTCGATGACCTCGCGCTGCAGCTCGCCGGGCGTTCGATCGAGCGCCGACATCACGCCCAGGTCGCCGAGCGAGACGAGTCCGTCCGGTCGAACCACACCTTCGATGCGGCGGCCGTCCTCGAAGTCCACGCGAACGGCATCGTCGAGGCGGAACGGGTTGCGATCGACCCGCAGGAACTCGATCGCCGCCGGCGTGCGACCGCCGGGAACGTCGGCCTTGAACGATGTCGAAACCGTGAAGTCGAGCCCGACCAAATACTCCTCGGCGAGTGCGAGCGAGACTTGTTTCTGCAGGTCGCGCGGTGCTTCGCCCAGAATGTCAATCCGGCCGAGCCCAAGCTGCGAGAAGTCGCCGAAACCGTCCGCGTCGACGGGGATCTCGATCCGGCCACGACCGGCGGTCATCAGGGCTTCGACGTCGTCTGGCAGGTCGACGGGCAGGTCGCGATCAGGGTTTGATCGGCGAAAGTAGAAGTTCAGCCGATCGTTCGGGAAGATGCGTCGAGCCGCGTCGGCTAGGGCTTTCTCCTCGTCGGTTGGTTCCGCGGGACGCAGGTCCGTCCCACCTGCCTCGCCGCGACGAACCTGCGCGCGAACGCCGAGGCCGTCGGGCTCGAACGTCTTCTGGTAGACGGCAACGGACGGCGTTCGGTTGGACGTCGACGCTCGCAGAACGGCCGAAACATCGCGACGCGACATCGGCCTGGGCAGCTCGAACACGCGGACGGGGCCTTCCATCGCCAGAGCCGCAACGCCGGCGCGCTCAAGACGGCGTGCGATTTGGTCATCGACAGCCAGGCGTTCGCCAAGCGGGCCCAGACGCGTCGCCTGGAACTCGAGTGCCTCGGCAGCAAGGTGACCGGCGACACGGCGGGCAGCGGCATCAGCCTCGGGTGTCGCGGCCGCAATCAACACGGCCTCGTCCGGAACCATCGGTACGCTCGCGACAGGCGGTATGACGCCAGGATCGACAGATTCGCCCGGAGCGATGACGCCAGCCGGATCGCCCCGCGCGACCGTGGGCGGCTCGGGCATTGGCTCCGGCGTCGGATCGGGCTCACGCTGTTCAACCGGCGGATCGACGTCGGTGTCCGGGTCCTCCTCGATCGTCACTTCTGGCGGTGGCGAGACGTTCAGACCGCCGTCGCTAGTGTACATCTCGCGTGCCTGTCGAGGCGGGCTCGTGTCGCCGGGCAGCAGCACGTAAGCCGTCATCGCCAGCGTGACTGCGATGATCAGCGTCGCCGCAATCGCCAGCAGGCCCGGCGTGAAGAGTCGGCGGACGCCCGTCGCACCGGCCTCGGCAAAGAGGGCCTCGCGTTCCAGCCGAGCCACCGTCGGATCGGCCAGTTGTTGCTGACCGGGCGGCGGAGCGACCGTCGGCAGGTCGCCCAGCCACGACTTGGCCTGCCGCATCTCGTCGACCATCTTCGCGTAGCGCGGCGAGCCGGCGAGCATCTGCTCGATCTCACCACGTGCGGCCGGGTCCAGAACCCCGTCCACGTAAGCGGCAAGATCGGCTTCGATACGCTCGTCGGTCATGAAGGTGTCAGTCGGTGCGGTGGGCTGTGGGTGGATCGGTGTGAAGTGGGCGTCGGTTCAGGCCTGCCCGCGTCGTCGGCGGGTTTCGAAGTGGTCCTGCAGCAACTCTCGCAGGGCAACACGTGCCCGGAACAGCTTGCTCTTGAGCGTGCCGAGCGGGACTTCGAGGATCTGAGACATCTGGTCGTAGTCGAAACCCTCGAGATCACGCATCACCAAAAGGGCTCGCGTCTCCGCGTCGAGGCGATTCATCGCGGCGACGACGGCCCGGTGGTCCTCGCTCTGCTCTGTCGCCTCGGCAGGATCGCTTGCAAAGCCGGTGCGCCACCCGGTTCCGTCGCCCGTCATGCCGCTGAGCGTCGGATCGGCCGCGGCTTCCTTGACGATCGTCCGGCGACGCCTGCCCCGACGGATGTGGGTCATGGAGGCGTTGACGGCGATTCGGAAGAGCCAGGCGTACGGCCCGGACTCACCGCGGTGGTCTTGAACTTTTTCGAAGGCTTTGGCGAAGGTCTCCTGGGTGAGGTCTGCGGCGTCGTCGTGGTTGGAGACGAGGCGATAGACGGCATTGAAGATGCGGTCGTAGTAGATGCGGACGACGGTGGCGAACGCCTGACGGTCGCCCTGACGTGCTCGCAGGAACGCCTCACGCCCTTCCTGATCCAGCGCGTCGGCAGTGGCCGAGGTTGTCGGACCGGCAGGCGTGGTTGGCACGTTCCTCGCTCCCAGTGACGCACAAGGCCGCAGGGGGTTCCGTGACGACTCACGTTTCCTCCACTGCTGGCCGATCTGACATTATCAACCCGACCCGCGACATCCATCCGCTTCGACGCAGGGCCGATGCAATCTGAGACTTACCGCCCATCGGCCCTTGAGACGACGCGTCGCATGTTCCTGAAACCGGCTTTCAACGACATCCGCGACCGATCGGCCGTAGCTTCAGGCACC from Planctomycetota bacterium harbors:
- the rpmF gene encoding 50S ribosomal protein L32, which gives rise to MLPAQRTSKSRKRSRRSHHALKAPHYVRCNSCGSAKLPHVACGSCGYVNPKLALKIGDNADVPAGD
- a CDS encoding sigma-70 family RNA polymerase sigma factor, giving the protein MPTTPAGPTTSATADALDQEGREAFLRARQGDRQAFATVVRIYYDRIFNAVYRLVSNHDDAADLTQETFAKAFEKVQDHRGESGPYAWLFRIAVNASMTHIRRGRRRRTIVKEAAADPTLSGMTGDGTGWRTGFASDPAEATEQSEDHRAVVAAMNRLDAETRALLVMRDLEGFDYDQMSQILEVPLGTLKSKLFRARVALRELLQDHFETRRRRGQA